A DNA window from Stenotrophomonas sp. 57 contains the following coding sequences:
- a CDS encoding VOC family protein, translated as MSRERRIDYVEFASSDPAASRAFFEKVFGWSFVDYGSDYTAFDDGRLQGGFFRGQPQRASDSGAPLLVLYADALAPVEASVRAAGGEIVRAVFSFPGGSRFQFVEPGGNELAVWSERDPA; from the coding sequence ATGAGCCGCGAGCGCCGCATCGACTACGTTGAATTCGCCTCCAGCGACCCGGCCGCCAGCCGTGCCTTCTTCGAGAAGGTGTTCGGCTGGTCGTTCGTCGACTATGGCAGCGACTACACCGCTTTCGACGACGGCCGCCTGCAGGGAGGCTTCTTCCGCGGCCAGCCACAGCGGGCCAGCGACAGCGGTGCACCGCTGCTGGTGCTGTATGCCGACGCGCTGGCACCGGTCGAGGCATCGGTACGCGCCGCCGGCGGCGAGATCGTGCGCGCCGTGTTCTCTTTCCCCGGGGGCAGCCGCTTCCAGTTCGTCGAGCCCGGTGGCAACGAACTGGCGGTCTGGTCCGAACGCGATCCGGCGTGA
- a CDS encoding FimV/HubP family polar landmark protein encodes MNKRARGAKRPLLYLSTALLALASSSALALGLGDIRVLSKPGQPLLAEIPVVSADPSELENLRVALASPVTFERVGLQRPTGLVSELQFELTRDAQGRAVVRVTSQAPVETPSLSFLIEADWGQGRLVREYSALVDAPSSALAVTEPEIVAPAGTLSNTIAREPAPAPAAAMPDAPPRAPAATAAAAPSRPRAEPAPVAAAPADGSITVQRGQTLSQIASAVARGNQVSRDRAMIALLRANPEAFIRGNVNLLKQGAVLRMPDRDALAAVDAAEAAALVSEHAAQWRQARTVPQPAGTVAPVARAASTADTSPAAANGARLEIAPALASDAARAGTTTGTAAGSEGDMLGNEQLRQAREDIATRDAEIGELKQRVADLEKLKEQQQSLIAMKDNDLAAAQQRLAQAPGARDAATPWYWLGLPVLLLAAGAAWLLRRRKPSPLPPLREEDDAAGLAAAVPAGAALDTLAEQSSWSSAVADGGRQEPAMPPWTSEHEVHADAPSEPVDAHAVQAEWQAGTLHDEEAVALPEAVTDLPRWDEPTTAHDDVAVVPEPDEPAAPEAPAEVAVPDYALHAEQQPQFRGVFDLPAEAHQSEPPVDANHHDGIGSIGTQHAEQDASGATAAAGDAGWPLRAGQERLELAIAYLDLGDAQTARTLLLEVAEGGDPHSQAQARELLARLP; translated from the coding sequence ATGAATAAACGGGCCAGGGGCGCAAAGCGCCCGCTCCTCTATCTTTCCACCGCGCTGCTGGCCCTGGCCAGCAGTTCGGCACTCGCACTGGGCCTGGGTGACATCCGTGTCCTGTCCAAGCCGGGGCAGCCCTTGCTGGCCGAAATCCCGGTGGTCTCGGCCGACCCGTCCGAGCTGGAGAACCTGCGCGTCGCGCTGGCCTCACCGGTCACCTTCGAACGCGTCGGCCTGCAGCGGCCGACCGGGTTGGTCAGCGAGCTGCAGTTCGAACTGACCCGCGATGCGCAGGGCAGGGCCGTGGTGCGGGTGACCTCGCAGGCGCCGGTCGAGACCCCGTCGCTGAGCTTCCTGATCGAAGCCGACTGGGGCCAGGGCCGCCTGGTGCGCGAGTACTCGGCACTGGTCGATGCACCGTCCAGCGCGCTGGCCGTCACCGAGCCGGAGATCGTGGCGCCGGCCGGCACACTGTCCAATACCATCGCCCGCGAGCCGGCGCCTGCACCTGCTGCAGCGATGCCCGATGCACCGCCACGGGCACCTGCCGCGACAGCCGCGGCGGCTCCATCACGGCCGCGTGCGGAGCCTGCACCGGTTGCGGCAGCGCCGGCCGACGGCAGCATCACCGTGCAGCGCGGTCAGACCCTGTCGCAGATCGCCAGTGCGGTGGCGCGAGGTAACCAGGTCAGCCGCGATCGCGCGATGATTGCCCTGTTGCGCGCCAATCCCGAAGCCTTCATCCGTGGCAACGTCAATCTGCTCAAGCAGGGCGCCGTGCTGCGCATGCCGGACCGCGATGCGCTTGCTGCAGTCGACGCCGCCGAGGCCGCTGCGCTGGTAAGCGAGCATGCCGCGCAATGGCGGCAGGCGCGTACCGTGCCGCAACCGGCGGGTACGGTCGCACCGGTTGCCAGGGCGGCGTCCACCGCCGATACCTCCCCGGCTGCGGCCAACGGGGCACGACTTGAGATCGCTCCGGCGCTGGCGTCCGACGCCGCGCGCGCGGGCACAACCACCGGCACCGCTGCCGGCAGCGAGGGTGACATGCTGGGCAACGAACAACTGCGCCAGGCGCGTGAGGACATCGCCACCCGTGATGCCGAAATCGGTGAACTGAAGCAGCGCGTGGCCGATCTGGAAAAGCTGAAGGAGCAGCAGCAGTCGTTGATCGCGATGAAGGACAACGACCTGGCTGCGGCGCAGCAGCGCCTGGCACAGGCACCGGGCGCCCGCGATGCCGCGACGCCGTGGTACTGGCTGGGCCTGCCGGTGCTGCTGCTGGCGGCGGGGGCGGCCTGGTTGCTGCGCCGTCGCAAGCCTTCGCCGCTGCCACCGCTGCGTGAAGAGGATGATGCCGCTGGCCTGGCCGCTGCGGTACCGGCAGGGGCCGCACTGGATACGCTGGCGGAGCAGTCCTCGTGGTCCTCGGCGGTGGCCGATGGCGGCCGCCAGGAGCCGGCGATGCCGCCCTGGACGAGTGAGCACGAGGTCCATGCCGACGCTCCGTCCGAGCCGGTCGACGCGCATGCGGTGCAGGCCGAGTGGCAGGCCGGCACGCTGCACGACGAGGAGGCCGTGGCATTGCCGGAGGCGGTGACCGATCTGCCGCGCTGGGACGAGCCCACGACTGCACACGATGACGTTGCCGTGGTGCCGGAACCGGATGAGCCGGCCGCACCGGAGGCTCCGGCCGAAGTAGCGGTGCCGGACTACGCGCTGCATGCCGAACAGCAGCCGCAGTTCCGCGGCGTGTTCGATCTGCCGGCCGAAGCGCATCAGAGCGAGCCCCCGGTGGATGCCAATCATCATGACGGGATCGGCAGTATCGGCACGCAGCATGCCGAGCAGGACGCTTCGGGTGCGACTGCGGCAGCCGGCGATGCTGGCTGGCCACTGCGTGCCGGCCAGGAGCGCCTGGAGCTGGCCATTGCCTACCTTGACCTGGGCGACGCGCAGACCGCGCGCACCCTGCTGCTGGAGGTCGCCGAAGGCGGCGATCCGCACAGCCAGGCCCAGGCCCGCGAACTGCTCGCCCGCCTGCCGTGA
- a CDS encoding aspartate-semialdehyde dehydrogenase, which translates to MSNAQRSFHVAIVGATGAVGETMLAILAERGFPVGTLSLLASERSAGGEVEFNGQKIKIQDLATFDPSGVEIALFSAGGSVSKEYAPKFAAVGAVVIDNSSAFRYDDDVPLVVSEVNPDQVGNRPRGIIANPNCSTMQMLVALAPLHRKYGIERINVSTYQSVSGGGRSAMEELGKQTGQLLSFQEIDPQRFPVQIAFNLIPHIDDFQDNGFTKEEMKLVWETRKILGDESILVNPTAVRVPVFYGHSESVAIETRDKVTVAEARALLEQSPGVEVVDRHEAGGYPTPVTHASGTDAVYVGRIREDLSHPRGLNLWIVSDNVRKGAALNAVQLAELVAAEQR; encoded by the coding sequence ATGAGCAATGCACAGCGCAGTTTTCACGTCGCCATCGTCGGCGCCACCGGTGCGGTCGGCGAAACCATGCTGGCCATCCTGGCCGAGCGCGGTTTTCCGGTCGGCACCCTGAGCCTGCTCGCCTCCGAGCGTTCGGCCGGTGGCGAGGTCGAGTTCAACGGCCAGAAGATCAAGATCCAGGACCTGGCCACGTTCGATCCGAGCGGTGTTGAGATCGCCCTGTTCTCGGCCGGCGGCAGCGTGTCGAAGGAGTACGCGCCGAAGTTCGCCGCTGTCGGTGCGGTGGTGATCGACAACTCCTCGGCCTTCCGTTACGACGATGACGTGCCGCTGGTGGTGTCCGAGGTCAACCCGGACCAGGTCGGCAACCGACCGCGCGGCATCATCGCCAACCCGAACTGCTCGACCATGCAGATGCTGGTGGCGCTGGCGCCGCTGCACCGCAAGTACGGCATCGAGCGCATCAACGTCTCCACCTACCAGTCGGTGTCCGGCGGCGGCCGTTCGGCGATGGAAGAGCTGGGCAAGCAGACCGGCCAGCTGCTGAGCTTCCAGGAGATCGATCCGCAGCGCTTCCCGGTGCAGATCGCTTTCAACCTGATCCCGCACATCGACGACTTCCAGGACAACGGCTTCACCAAGGAAGAGATGAAGCTGGTCTGGGAAACCCGAAAGATCCTCGGTGACGAGAGCATCCTGGTGAACCCGACCGCCGTGCGCGTGCCGGTGTTCTACGGTCACTCCGAATCGGTGGCGATCGAGACCCGCGACAAGGTGACCGTGGCCGAAGCGCGCGCGCTGCTGGAACAGTCGCCGGGCGTGGAAGTGGTGGACCGCCATGAAGCCGGTGGCTACCCGACCCCGGTCACCCACGCCTCGGGCACCGATGCGGTGTACGTCGGCCGCATCCGTGAAGACCTGTCGCACCCGCGCGGCCTGAATCTGTGGATCGTGTCGGACAACGTGCGCAAGGGCGCTGCCCTGAACGCCGTGCAGCTGGCCGAGCTGGTCGCCGCCGAACAGCGATGA
- a CDS encoding D-glycerate dehydrogenase, translating into MADTRPTVWVSQPLIDAAIAPLRDRVQLLATETVTAWSPQQIAERLASVDGAIITLNERIGAAQLADATQLQVIANVGVGYNNLDVDALSAAGILASNTPDVLTETTADLGFALLMATARRITESERWLREGKWGQWSFQTMLGADIHGSTLGILGMGRIGQGIARRGAHGFGMKVLYHNRSRLPAETEAVLGATYVDLDTLLAQSDHLVTVLPYTPASHHIIDAAALSRMKPSATLVNIARGGIVDELALADALANGRLAAAGLDVYEGEPTVRPELLALRNVVLTPHIGSASLATRTAMVQLAVDNLLAGLGLAGDAAHMPSAINADAALAARVILGKKAGKR; encoded by the coding sequence ATGGCTGACACGCGGCCGACGGTGTGGGTGAGCCAGCCCCTGATCGACGCGGCCATCGCGCCGTTGCGCGATCGCGTGCAGCTGCTGGCCACCGAAACCGTCACCGCCTGGTCGCCGCAGCAGATCGCCGAGCGCCTGGCCTCGGTCGACGGCGCGATCATCACCCTCAACGAGCGCATCGGCGCGGCCCAGCTGGCAGACGCCACGCAGTTGCAGGTGATCGCCAATGTCGGCGTCGGCTACAACAACCTGGATGTCGACGCGCTCAGTGCGGCCGGCATCCTCGCCAGCAACACGCCGGACGTCCTCACCGAGACCACGGCCGACCTCGGTTTCGCCCTGCTGATGGCCACCGCGCGCCGCATCACCGAATCGGAGCGCTGGCTGCGCGAGGGCAAGTGGGGGCAATGGTCGTTCCAGACCATGCTCGGTGCCGACATCCATGGCAGCACGCTGGGCATCCTCGGCATGGGCCGCATCGGCCAGGGCATCGCCCGCCGTGGTGCGCACGGTTTCGGCATGAAGGTGCTGTACCACAACCGTTCGCGCCTGCCGGCCGAGACCGAAGCCGTGCTCGGTGCGACCTACGTGGACCTGGACACGCTGCTGGCGCAGTCCGACCACCTGGTCACCGTGCTGCCCTACACCCCGGCCTCGCACCACATCATCGATGCGGCGGCACTGTCGAGGATGAAGCCGTCGGCCACGCTGGTGAACATTGCCCGTGGCGGCATCGTGGACGAGCTGGCGCTGGCCGATGCGCTGGCCAACGGCCGCCTTGCTGCCGCCGGTCTGGACGTCTACGAGGGCGAACCGACGGTGCGCCCTGAACTGCTGGCGCTGCGCAACGTGGTGCTGACCCCGCACATCGGCAGCGCCTCGCTGGCCACGCGCACGGCGATGGTGCAGCTGGCCGTGGACAACCTGCTTGCCGGCCTCGGCCTGGCCGGCGACGCGGCGCACATGCCGAGCGCGATCAACGCAGACGCGGCCCTGGCTGCGCGCGTGATCCTGGGCAAAAAAGCCGGCAAACGATAG
- the aroC gene encoding chorismate synthase, with protein sequence MSSNSFGKLFTVTTFGESHGPAIGCVIDGCPPGLALDAAEFAHDLQRRATGKSRHTSARREADDVEILSGVYEGLTTGTPIALLIRNTDQRSKDYANIGQQFRPGHADYSYWHKYGIRDPRGGGRSSARETTMRVAAGVVAKKWLAERFGVTVRGYLSQLGDITPAGFDWSAVEDNPFFWPHAAQVPELEAYMDALRKSGDSVGARVDVVADNVPPGWGEPIYGKLDGELAAALMSINAVKGVEIGDGFASAAQKGTEHRDLLTPQGFASNHAGGILGGISTGQPVVASIALKPTSSLRLPGPSLDTAGNVVEVVTTGRHDPCVGIRATPIAEAMMAMVLMDQALRHRAQCGDVGTITPRIPGQIDG encoded by the coding sequence GTGAGCTCCAATTCGTTCGGCAAGCTGTTCACCGTCACCACGTTCGGCGAGTCGCACGGGCCAGCCATCGGCTGCGTGATCGATGGCTGCCCGCCGGGGCTGGCGCTGGACGCGGCCGAATTCGCCCACGACCTGCAGCGCCGCGCCACCGGCAAGAGCCGCCACACCTCGGCGCGTCGCGAGGCCGATGACGTCGAGATCCTGTCCGGCGTGTACGAGGGCCTGACCACCGGCACCCCGATCGCGCTGCTGATCCGCAACACCGACCAGCGCAGCAAGGACTACGCCAACATCGGCCAGCAGTTCCGGCCGGGTCATGCCGACTACAGCTACTGGCACAAGTACGGCATCCGTGACCCGCGCGGTGGCGGTCGTTCCTCGGCGCGCGAGACCACCATGCGCGTGGCCGCCGGCGTGGTCGCCAAGAAGTGGCTTGCCGAGCGCTTCGGCGTGACCGTGCGTGGCTACCTGTCGCAGCTGGGCGACATCACGCCGGCCGGCTTCGACTGGTCGGCGGTGGAAGACAATCCGTTCTTCTGGCCGCACGCCGCACAGGTGCCCGAGCTGGAGGCGTACATGGATGCGCTGCGCAAGTCCGGTGATTCGGTCGGTGCGCGCGTGGACGTGGTGGCCGACAACGTGCCGCCGGGCTGGGGCGAGCCGATCTACGGCAAGCTCGATGGTGAACTGGCCGCGGCGTTGATGAGCATCAATGCCGTGAAGGGCGTGGAGATCGGCGATGGCTTTGCCAGTGCTGCGCAGAAGGGCACCGAACACCGTGACCTGCTGACCCCGCAGGGCTTCGCCAGCAACCATGCCGGCGGCATCCTCGGTGGCATCTCCACCGGTCAGCCGGTAGTTGCGTCCATTGCGCTGAAGCCCACCTCCAGCCTGCGCCTGCCGGGCCCGTCGCTGGATACGGCCGGCAACGTGGTCGAAGTGGTCACCACCGGCCGTCACGACCCCTGCGTCGGCATCCGCGCCACCCCGATCGCCGAGGCGATGATGGCGATGGTGCTGATGGACCAGGCGCTGCGCCATCGCGCGCAGTGCGGCGATGTGGGCACGATCACGCCACGCATTCCCGGGCAGATCGATGGCTGA
- the prmB gene encoding 50S ribosomal protein L3 N(5)-glutamine methyltransferase: MTAETAAELHTIIDLIRYGTSRFNEAGLTFGHSYDNALDEATQLVLHSLHLPHDLGPAYGQARLLQAEKLRVLELFQRRIDERIPAAYLTGEAWFAGLSFKSDTRALVPRSPIAELIECGFEPWLAGRDVRRALDLCTGSGCIAIAMGHYYPNWEVDGVDLSDDALSLAEENKERLQAHNVTLIKSDLFNGLTGRHYDLIVTNPPYVTNDETDALPQEYSFEPEMGLRAGDDGLDLVLKILRDAPLHLSEDGLLICEVGESEQHLIKLLPEVDFAWIEFKVGQMGIFAVECRELIAHSARITELAAQRP; this comes from the coding sequence ATGACCGCTGAAACGGCCGCCGAACTCCACACGATCATCGATCTGATCCGCTACGGCACCAGCCGTTTCAACGAAGCCGGGCTGACCTTCGGTCACAGCTACGACAATGCGCTGGACGAGGCCACCCAGCTGGTGCTGCACAGCCTGCACCTGCCGCATGACCTCGGCCCGGCGTACGGCCAGGCGCGCCTGCTGCAGGCCGAGAAGCTGCGCGTGCTGGAGCTGTTCCAGCGCCGCATCGACGAACGCATCCCGGCGGCCTACCTGACCGGCGAGGCCTGGTTCGCCGGCCTGAGCTTCAAGAGCGACACGCGCGCCCTGGTGCCGCGCTCGCCGATCGCCGAACTGATCGAATGCGGCTTCGAGCCGTGGCTGGCCGGCCGCGATGTCCGCCGCGCGCTGGACCTGTGCACCGGTTCGGGCTGCATCGCCATCGCCATGGGCCACTACTACCCGAACTGGGAAGTGGATGGCGTCGACCTCAGTGACGACGCGCTGTCGCTGGCTGAAGAGAACAAGGAGCGCCTGCAGGCGCACAACGTCACCCTGATCAAGTCGGACCTGTTCAACGGCCTGACCGGCCGCCACTACGACCTGATCGTCACCAACCCGCCGTACGTCACCAACGACGAGACCGATGCCCTGCCGCAGGAATACTCCTTCGAGCCGGAAATGGGCCTGCGTGCGGGTGATGATGGCCTTGACCTGGTGCTGAAGATCCTGCGCGACGCGCCGCTGCACCTGAGCGAAGACGGCCTGCTGATCTGCGAAGTGGGTGAATCCGAGCAGCACCTGATCAAGCTGCTGCCGGAAGTCGACTTCGCCTGGATCGAGTTCAAGGTCGGCCAGATGGGCATCTTCGCGGTCGAGTGCCGCGAACTGATCGCCCACAGCGCGCGCATCACCGAACTGGCGGCGCAGCGCCCGTGA
- a CDS encoding SCO family protein: MFNRNAGIILLIALAAGLGLLAAQQVFAPKPPANAPATEAITLYPQPRELPDFNLAQSDGTRLIPGELKGHWTLVFLGFTFCPDVCPTTLAELAGAQNQWEALPDTLRPRVLFISVDPDRDSATRLGEYVHGFHKDTLAATADIPSLERFATSLGFVFQKVPGKHFDENPEDYTVEHSASLAVLDPQGRLAGLVRPPFNAPAIARDLQKLTEKTAP; the protein is encoded by the coding sequence ATGTTCAATCGCAATGCCGGCATCATCCTGCTGATCGCCCTGGCCGCGGGGCTCGGCCTGCTGGCCGCCCAGCAGGTGTTCGCGCCGAAGCCGCCGGCCAATGCCCCGGCCACCGAAGCGATCACCCTGTACCCGCAACCGCGGGAGCTGCCCGATTTCAACCTGGCCCAGTCCGATGGCACCCGCCTGATCCCGGGCGAACTGAAGGGCCACTGGACCCTGGTGTTCCTGGGCTTCACCTTCTGCCCGGACGTGTGCCCCACCACCCTGGCCGAGCTGGCCGGCGCGCAGAACCAGTGGGAAGCCCTGCCTGACACCCTGCGCCCGCGCGTGCTGTTCATCTCGGTCGACCCGGACCGCGACAGCGCCACCCGCCTGGGCGAGTACGTGCACGGCTTCCACAAGGACACCCTGGCCGCCACCGCCGACATTCCTTCGCTGGAGCGCTTTGCCACCTCGCTGGGCTTCGTGTTCCAGAAGGTGCCGGGCAAGCACTTTGACGAGAACCCCGAGGATTACACCGTCGAGCATTCGGCCAGCCTGGCCGTGCTCGACCCGCAGGGCCGCCTTGCCGGCCTGGTGCGCCCCCCGTTCAACGCGCCGGCCATCGCCCGCGACCTGCAGAAGCTGACCGAGAAAACCGCCCCATGA
- the asd gene encoding archaetidylserine decarboxylase (Phosphatidylserine decarboxylase is synthesized as a single chain precursor. Generation of the pyruvoyl active site from a Ser is coupled to cleavage of a Gly-Ser bond between the larger (beta) and smaller (alpha chains). It is an integral membrane protein.) translates to MSLTTALTYALPHRLLSSMARSLAYSDDPRVSRWLIDTVTRKFNVNLDEAANPDPRSYATFNQFFTRALKPGARVADADPRSLVMPADGRISQLGKIEAGRIFQAKGQSFTAAELLGSDEDAKPYNDGLYATVYLSPRDYHRVHMPWTGTLRETVHVPGRLFSVGPAAVNGVPRLFARNERLVCHFDTSFGPMVSVMVGALLVSGVETVWSGEEIPAYGDRITRKDYRGQGIRLERFAEMARFNYGSTVIVLLPPGVAEFAPQLGAESPVQLGQALATLR, encoded by the coding sequence ATGAGCCTCACCACCGCCCTGACGTATGCCCTGCCCCACCGCCTGCTGTCCTCGATGGCGCGTTCGCTGGCGTACTCGGACGATCCGCGCGTGTCGCGCTGGCTGATCGACACGGTCACCCGCAAGTTCAACGTCAACCTGGACGAAGCAGCCAACCCGGACCCGCGCAGCTATGCGACCTTCAACCAGTTCTTCACCCGTGCGCTGAAGCCGGGCGCGCGCGTGGCCGATGCCGATCCGCGCAGCCTGGTGATGCCGGCCGACGGCCGCATCAGCCAGCTGGGGAAGATCGAGGCCGGCCGCATCTTCCAGGCCAAGGGCCAATCGTTCACCGCCGCCGAGCTGCTGGGCAGCGACGAGGACGCCAAGCCGTACAACGACGGCCTGTACGCCACCGTGTATCTGTCGCCGCGCGACTATCACCGCGTGCACATGCCGTGGACCGGCACCCTGCGCGAGACCGTGCACGTACCGGGTCGCCTGTTCAGCGTCGGCCCGGCCGCGGTGAACGGCGTGCCGCGCTTGTTTGCCCGCAACGAGCGCCTGGTCTGCCACTTCGACACCAGCTTTGGCCCGATGGTCAGCGTGATGGTCGGCGCACTGCTGGTGTCCGGCGTGGAAACGGTGTGGAGCGGCGAGGAGATTCCGGCCTACGGCGACCGCATCACCCGCAAGGACTACCGTGGCCAGGGCATCAGGCTGGAGCGCTTCGCCGAGATGGCGCGCTTCAACTACGGCTCCACCGTCATCGTGCTGCTGCCGCCGGGCGTGGCCGAGTTCGCCCCGCAGCTGGGCGCCGAAAGCCCGGTGCAGCTGGGCCAGGCACTGGCAACGCTGCGCTGA
- a CDS encoding ribonuclease E inhibitor RraB yields MDLEDTRNLFANLRENTDWDITGPLLWGYFFVHSTAEPLQALAEHLQAQGYSFVELFEQEPEEGDAPFHVLHVERVEIHDEASLDRRNQEFAALAAEKGVEDYDGMDVGPAPALQ; encoded by the coding sequence ATGGACCTCGAAGACACCCGCAACCTGTTCGCCAACCTTCGCGAAAACACCGACTGGGACATCACCGGCCCGTTGCTGTGGGGGTACTTCTTCGTGCACTCCACTGCCGAGCCCTTGCAGGCATTGGCCGAGCACCTGCAGGCGCAGGGTTACAGCTTCGTTGAGCTGTTCGAGCAGGAGCCGGAAGAGGGTGACGCGCCCTTCCACGTGCTGCACGTGGAGCGCGTGGAGATCCACGACGAAGCGTCGCTGGACCGTCGCAACCAGGAATTCGCTGCGCTGGCTGCGGAGAAGGGCGTGGAAGACTACGACGGCATGGACGTGGGCCCAGCCCCGGCCCTGCAGTAA
- a CDS encoding transglycosylase SLT domain-containing protein, which produces MPVPVLISRGWPLLALAGLVSLAPDAHAQRVSARDKVKVDALQQRMTAAEKRYSDALLLVANSDPKGSNEADAALEDMEDVLNDCVKQKGCQMGTLLASYKRLLKHDADAAGNDEVADESGDRLEADPDHIGPLTADVPEAARAAALLNDKRHAFDTMVEYNPAVQAGIRRWLTDMRPALLTSYENYQNLRAVMWPEWEKRGLPEALLFGIMAKESNGRVHASSRAGAAGLMQFMPATGRRFGLGPDGTGFDTRFDARSAAEASASYLNERLRELNNNVEMSVAAYNGGEGRAARVFKQSGGQSFWTDSVYNQFPGETKDYVPMVIAAAWIFLHPQQYGVEFPKISAQPATLRLAKSTTIYELTICLGSHGTRDGYMRALRNLNPRYEADGWIPAGTLINATTRIAGLYQRNCVSGPRADLARTLITADLNAAIKRPTAASYTGSVAVGGVVPVADAAASTSVPTTPVAPVAPVAAPRPTARQKPVRSHKVGKGETLGAIAAKFQCDVPTLARANGLKAPAYSLRHGQTLKLQGCDK; this is translated from the coding sequence ATGCCCGTTCCTGTCCTGATTTCCCGTGGTTGGCCGCTGCTGGCCCTGGCCGGCCTGGTTTCCCTGGCACCCGACGCCCATGCGCAGCGGGTTTCGGCCCGGGACAAGGTGAAGGTGGATGCGCTGCAGCAGCGCATGACTGCCGCCGAGAAGCGCTACAGCGACGCCCTGTTGCTGGTCGCCAATTCCGACCCGAAGGGCAGCAACGAGGCTGATGCCGCGCTGGAGGACATGGAAGACGTCCTCAACGACTGCGTGAAGCAGAAGGGCTGCCAGATGGGCACCCTGCTGGCAAGCTACAAGCGCCTGCTCAAGCACGACGCCGATGCGGCAGGCAACGATGAGGTGGCCGACGAGAGCGGTGACCGCCTGGAGGCCGACCCCGACCATATCGGCCCGCTCACCGCCGACGTGCCCGAGGCCGCCCGCGCCGCCGCGCTGCTCAACGACAAGCGGCACGCCTTCGACACCATGGTCGAGTACAACCCTGCCGTGCAGGCGGGCATCCGCCGCTGGCTGACCGACATGCGCCCGGCGCTGCTGACCAGCTACGAGAACTACCAGAACCTGCGCGCGGTGATGTGGCCGGAATGGGAAAAGCGCGGCCTGCCCGAGGCGCTGCTGTTCGGCATCATGGCCAAGGAATCCAACGGCCGCGTGCATGCGTCCTCACGTGCCGGCGCCGCGGGCCTGATGCAGTTCATGCCGGCCACCGGTCGTCGTTTCGGCCTGGGCCCGGATGGCACCGGCTTCGATACGCGCTTCGATGCGCGCAGCGCCGCCGAGGCCAGCGCCAGCTATCTCAACGAACGCCTGCGCGAACTGAACAACAACGTGGAAATGTCGGTGGCTGCCTACAACGGCGGTGAGGGCCGTGCGGCGCGCGTGTTCAAGCAGAGCGGCGGGCAGAGTTTCTGGACCGACAGCGTCTACAACCAGTTCCCCGGCGAGACCAAGGACTATGTGCCGATGGTGATCGCGGCGGCCTGGATCTTCCTGCACCCGCAGCAGTACGGCGTGGAATTCCCGAAGATCAGCGCACAGCCGGCTACGCTGCGCCTGGCCAAGTCCACCACCATCTACGAACTGACCATCTGCCTGGGCAGCCACGGTACCCGCGATGGCTACATGCGCGCGCTGCGCAACCTCAACCCGCGCTACGAAGCCGACGGCTGGATTCCGGCCGGCACGCTGATCAACGCGACGACGCGCATCGCCGGCCTGTACCAGCGCAACTGCGTCAGCGGCCCGCGTGCCGACCTGGCCCGTACCCTGATCACCGCCGATCTGAACGCAGCGATCAAGCGTCCGACCGCTGCCAGCTACACCGGCAGCGTGGCCGTGGGCGGTGTGGTGCCGGTGGCCGATGCGGCCGCGTCCACCAGCGTGCCGACTACCCCGGTGGCGCCGGTGGCGCCGGTGGCGGCCCCGCGCCCGACGGCGCGCCAGAAGCCGGTGCGCAGCCACAAGGTGGGCAAGGGCGAGACCCTGGGCGCCATCGCGGCGAAATTCCAGTGCGACGTGCCGACCCTGGCCCGCGCCAATGGCCTGAAGGCCCCGGCCTACAGCCTGCGCCACGGCCAGACGCTTAAGCTGCAGGGCTGCGACAAGTAA